Proteins from a single region of Kluyveromyces lactis strain NRRL Y-1140 chromosome C complete sequence:
- the MXR2 gene encoding peptide-methionine (R)-S-oxide reductase (similar to uniprot|P25566 Saccharomyces cerevisiae YCL033C Hypothetical ORF) yields the protein MSHAIVKRKQLETRICNHHRIYCSAFIILLIGIILKVLPLHNCFTLLMLSRSCSRILSLNLSKQFYRTMNSTGKWNPSLTSEQLRVLRDKGTERPNTGNYLHNKQTGIYSCANCDLPIYKSETKFDSGCGWPAFYDAIPGSLTFTRDESFGMVRIEICCSRCGGHMGHVFEGEGWQKILNLPTDQRHCVNSCSLNFKEG from the coding sequence ATGAGCCATGCTATCgtaaagagaaaacaaCTGGAAACTCGCATTTGTAATCACCATCGGATCTATTGTTCAGctttcattattttgttgataGGTATAATTCTTAAAGTTTTACCACTCCATAATTGTTTCACACTTTTGATGCTCTCAAGAAGTTGTTCAAGGATTTTATCTTTAAACTTATCAAAGCAATTTTACAGAACAATGAATAGCACCGGTAAATGGAATCCGAGTTTGACTTCAGAACAGCTAAGAGTACTACGTGATAAGGGTACGGAGAGACCAAACACAGGAAATTACTTGCACAACAAACAAACAGGGATTTACTCATGTGCAAATTGCGATTTGCCTATTTATAAGAGTGAGACGAAGTTCGACTCAGGCTGCGGATGGCCTGCGTTTTATGATGCTATACCGGGATCTTTAACTTTTACTCGCGATGAATCGTTTGGGATGGTTCGTATAGAAATATGCTGCAGTAGATGCGGTGGTCATATGGGGCATGTGTTCGAAGGGGAGGGATGGCAGAAAATCTTGAATTTGCCAACTGACCAAAGACATTGTGTCAACAGTTGCAGTTTGAACTTCAAGGAAGGTTAG
- the EMI1 gene encoding Emi1p (some similarities with uniprot|Q04406 Saccharomyces cerevisiae YDR512C) has product MSSNYPTTMSCTDAFDQLTGCFSLGGQFRNYYRHGHMNECLKEFEKFKFCVIHSKDPVKVQEWHKEQWQKNQERKGTSDDIWKERV; this is encoded by the coding sequence ATGTCATCTAATTATCCAACAACAATGTCTTGCACTGATGCATTTGATCAGTTAACAGGATGTTTCAGTTTAGGAGGTCAGTTTAGAAATTACTACAGACATGGCCACATGAACGAATGTCTGAAAGAATTCGAGAAATTTAAGTTTTGTGTGATCCATAGTAAAGATCCCGTGAAGGTACAGGAATGGCACAAAGAGCAGTGGCAGAAGAACCAAGAAAGGAAAGGTACCTCCGATGacatttggaaagaaagagtATAA
- the STE50 gene encoding Ste50p (similar to uniprot|P25344 Saccharomyces cerevisiae YCL032W STE50 Protein involved in mating response invasive/filamentous growth and osmotolerance acts as an adaptor that links G protein-associated Cdc42p-Ste20p complex to the effector Ste11p to modulate signal transduction): MSGTNEWSTEEVCKKVKAELGLTDGDTFILDRIRENKITGSTLSEITLADCKELCPDSISAVRLKTCINKFVDTEEQAPEQELVLTMKGLHQTLNEKLQEFQSNYAQLRLDLLEIVKRNSGSGSGSSQSSQQLQHQPSSQDYFDRAPHHSSHTPSSPKYRSNSNPGLPPQSSSTRNVSSSHIATTPGSANTPGGAGVSSAPSSEPMKQLRASKEDSCEKVLRNAMKRHNLNETDWRQHVLVICYGDQERVLDLDEKPVQIFKSLKQQGLHPAIMLRQKGDFEEVGEMAATPGGRL; encoded by the coding sequence atGAGCGGTACAAATGAATGGTCAACTGAGGAGGTTTGCAAGAAAGTCAAAGCAGAACTTGGATTAACGGACGGAGATACATTCATCCTAGATAGAATACGAGAGAACAAGATAACTGGATCTACGTTATCTGAAATCACACTTGCCGATTGCAAGGAGTTATGTCCTGATAGCATTAGTGCCGTGAGGCTTAAGACATGCATAAACAAATTTGTTGACACGGAAGAACAAGCACCGGAACAAGAATTAGTGTTGACTATGAAAGGCTTACACCAGACGTTAAATGAAAAGTTACAAGAATTCCAATCTAATTATGCGCAACTCAGATTGGATTTGTTGGAAATCGTGAAGAGGAACAGTGGATCTGGTTCAGGTTCCTCTCAGTCTTCTCAACAACTTCAACATCAACCTTCTTCGCAAGATTACTTCGATAGAGCTCCACACCATTCTTCACACACGCCATCATCACCCAAATACAGATCGAATTCCAATCCAGGGCTGCCACCACAATCTTCAAGCACCAGAAATGTTTCATCGTCACATATTGCCACCACACCCGGATCGGCGAATACTCCAGGCGGAGCTGGAGTATCATCAGCTCCAAGTTCAGAACCTATGAAACAATTACGTGCCTCAAAGGAGGATTCATGTGAAAAGGTTTTAAGAAATGCGATGAAGAGGCacaatttgaatgaaacGGATTGGAGACAGCATGTTTTAGTGATATGCTATGGAGATCAAGAACGAGTTCTTGATCTCGATGAAAAACCAGTACAGATCTTCAAGTCTTTAAAACAACAAGGCCTGCATCCTGCAATTATGTTAAGACAAAAAGGTGACTTTGAGGAAGTGGGAGAAATGGCAGCAACACCGGGAGGTAGGCTATAA
- the RRP7 gene encoding Rrp7p (similar to uniprot|P25368 Saccharomyces cerevisiae YCL031C RRP7 involved in rRNA processing), with protein MRRDELKKFASTTFNEFVWVIHRSRYLSTHFQYERMVLEQMQNGFLIVPFLLPQVKSLNQKPTKVYHYMFVRKHQSKLENEQHCLFLVNLPLLTQLENLKKNFQEICHQNETVSHVQDLLYHDEFGLHDVDLSSLTSHLMSVDEPSEKRFTPRNTALLQFVDKQSVENCWEALRKYSSSKKQQQILWEFQSPSIETFTAFYRPLPLKYLKTDIHEHMALFEQREQQAQEEVQSSIVDEDGFTLVVGKNTKSLNSIRKKIFNRNPLLKHEKPKKMPNMVDKKAKKDFYRFQVRERKKQEINELLAKFKQDQEKIKEMKSKRRFNPYT; from the coding sequence ATGAGAAGAGATGAGCTGAAGAAATTCGCTTCAACAACTTTCAACGAATTTGTTTGGGTTATACACCGATCAAGATACCTCTCCACACACTTTCAATACGAAAGAATGGTTCTTGAACAGATGCAAAATGGCTTCCTAATTGTGCCGTTTTTACTACCTCAAGTAAAGAGTTTAAACCAGAAACCGACGAAAGTATATCATTATATGTTTGTGAGAAAGCATCAATcaaaactggaaaatgAACAACACTGCTTATTCCTAGTTAATCTACCTCTTTTAACACAACTcgaaaacttgaagaaaaatttccAAGAGATCTGTCATCAGAATGAAACCGTTTCGCATGTGCAAGATCTACTCTATCATGATGAGTTCGGATTACATGATGTTGACTTATCATCATTGACTTCTCATTTAATGAGTGTTGATGAACCTAGTGAGAAAAGATTTACGCCAAGAAATACTGCATTACTACAGTTTGTGGATAAGCAGTCCGTAGAAAACTGTTGGGAAGCACTAAGGAAATACTCTTCTAGCAAGAAGCAACAACAGATACTGTGGGAATTTCAATCCCCATCAATCGAGACATTCACAGCATTCTACCGTCCATTACCGttaaaatatttgaaaacGGATATACATGAACATATGGCTCTTTTCGAACAAAGAGAACAGCAAgctcaagaagaagtacaaTCATCtattgttgatgaagatggttTCACATTAGTAGTAGGAAAGAATACAAAATCATTAAACAGCATAAGGAAAAAGATATTCAACAGAAATCCATTATTAAAGCATGAGAAACCTAAGAAGATGCCTAATATGGTTGACAAGAAGGCAAAGAAGGACTTCTATAGATTCCAAGTCcgtgaaagaaagaagcagGAAATTAATGAGTTGCTAGCCAAATTCAAGcaagatcaagaaaagataaagGAGATGAAGTCCAAAAGAAGGTTCAACCCGTACACATAA
- the SDH7 gene encoding Sdh7p (some similarities with uniprot|Q02562 Saccharomyces cerevisiae YDR511W ACN9 Protein of the mitochondrial intermembrane space required for acetate utilization and gluconeogenesis has orthologs in higher eukaryotes), which yields MQVNHLLRQAVKQTTRAGRLGSRKPHKPLLPPLQLYRRILREHRNLPTMQRELGDQYVKNEFKLHKSTDNPLYIVGFLASWQDYLHMITRGEWEEGTLSTDLLEKMSPEQVTQLYELMKEAEQLKSGGE from the coding sequence ATGCAGGTTAACCATCTATTAAGGCAAGCTGTCAAACAGACCACTAGAGCGGGACGGCTAGGTTCGAGGAAACCTCACAAACCGCTCTTGCCTCCGTTACAATTGTACCGTAGAATCCTCAGAGAACACAGAAACTTACCAACGATGCAGAGAGAGTTGGGAGATCAATATGTCAAGAATGAATTCAAGTTGCATAAGAGTACTGACAATCCCTTATACATTGTTGGATTCTTAGCCTCATGGCAGGATTATCTGCATATGATTACAAGAGGTGAATGGGAAGAAGGAACTTTATCCACTGACCTGCTTGAAAAGATGTCACCAGAACAAGTTACCCAGTTGTAcgaattgatgaaagaagCTGAACAGCTGAAATCAGGTGGTGAATGA
- the HIS4 gene encoding trifunctional histidinol dehydrogenase/phosphoribosyl-AMP cyclohydrolase/phosphoribosyl-ATP diphosphatase (highly similar to uniprot|P00815 Saccharomyces cerevisiae YCL030C) gives MLPVVPVFNAVNALKEKTYLYLSSQLVLDGKDMTKDDILEFVQNSHGQNISVLLKDAKFEDDDLIVLLNNGVVTLFIDSDDYAAHLVEIGVPSIRLTLLKDGAYQFSFGQIQEIQQSQLVKASEISLETFTNSVLSGMKTDRPDGLYTTLVVDENERSLGLVYSNKESVSLAIETQTGIYFSRSRNEIWRKGATSGNVQKLLSIELDCDGDALKFVVRQGGSGSFCHLETESCFGNFRHGLYGLQKLLQERLLNAPEGSYTKRLFNDSDLLTAKIKEEAEELTEAVDKKDIAWECADLFYFAMARLVANGVSLEDVERNLNTKHLKITRRKGDAKPKFLKKEPVAVHEEDGKIVLNVVSASDKAAVEKAVTRPIQKTAEIMNLVNPIIENVIKNGDKALVELTAKFDGVQLETPVLEAPYPEEYLDGLTDELRDALDLSIENVKKFHAAQMQSETLDVETQPGVVCSRFPRPIEKVGLYIPGGTAILPSTALMLGVPAQVAGCKEIVFASPPRKSDGRVSPEVVYVASKVGASKIVLAGGAQAIAAMAYGTESVPKVDKILGPGNQFVTAAKMYVQNDTQALCSIDMPAGPSEVLVICDEEADVDFVASDLLSQAEHGIDSQVILVGVSLSDSKIEALQNAVHEQAMQLPRVDIVRKCIAHSSIILCDSYEEAFKMSNQYAPEHLILQISNAEDYVKDVDHAGSIFVGAYTPESCGDYSSGTNHTLPTYGYARQYSGVNTATFQKFITSQVVTPVGLEHIGHAVMSVAKVEGLDAHRNAVKIRMSKLGLLPSGFE, from the coding sequence ATGTTGCCTGTTGTACCTGTGTTCAATGCTGTCAATgcgttgaaagaaaagactTACCTTTACTTATCCAGTCAATTAGTACTTGATGGGAAGGATATGACtaaagatgatattttggaatttgtTCAGAATAGTCATGGTCAAAATATTTCTGTTCTATTGAAAGACGCAAAATTtgaggatgatgatctGATTGTTCTATTGAATAATGGCGTTGTAACCTTGTTTATTGATTCTGATGATTATGCTGCTCATTTAGTTGAAATTGGGGTACCAAGCATCAGATTGACCTTATTAAAAGATGGTGCATACCAGTTCAGCTTTGGTCAAATACAAGAGATCCAACAATCTCAATTGGTTAAAGCatctgaaatttctttggaaacATTCACTAATTCTGTCCTTTCTGGCATGAAAACTGATCGTCCAGATGGTTTATATACTACCTTAGtcgttgatgaaaatgaacgTTCTCTAGGTTTGGTATATTCTAATAAAGAGTCCGTTTCTTTGGCCATCGAAACACAAACTGGGATCTACTTTTCCCGTTCACGTAACGAAATTTGGCGTAAAGGTGCCACTTCTGGGAATGTTCAAAAATTATTATCTATTGAGTTGGATTGCGATGGTGATGCACTAAAGTTTGTGGTCAGACAAGGTGGTTCAGGGTCCTTCTGTCACTTGGAAACCGAATCTTGCTTCGGTAACTTCAGACATGGGTTATACGGTCTACAGAAGCTTTTACAGGAAAGACTCCTTAATGCCCCAGAAGGATCATACACCAAAAGACTATTCAATGATTCGGACCTTTTAACTGCcaagatcaaagaagaagcagaagaacTTACCGAAGCTGTTGATAAAAAAGATATAGCTTGGGAATGTGCTGATTTATTTTACTTTGCTATGGCTAGGCTAGTTGCCAATGGCGTATCATTAGAGGATGTTGAGCGTAACCTAAATACCAAACACTTGAAAAtcacaagaagaaaaggtgaCGCCAAACCTAAGTTTCTCAAGAAGGAACCAGTTGCTGTCcatgaagaagatggaaaaattgttcttaACGTTGTTTCCGCTAGTGACAAAGCTGCCGTCGAAAAGGCAGTCACAAGACCAATTCAGAAAACAGCTGAAATTATGAACCTGGTTAACCCAATCATTGAAAACGTTATTAAGAACGGTGACAAAGCGCTAGTTGAATTGACAGCTAAGTTCGATGGTGTCCAATTAGAAACACCAGTTTTGGAGGCACCTTATCCAGAAGAATACCTTGATGGATTGACTGATGAACTAAGAGATGCTTTGGACCTGtctattgaaaatgtaaaAAAGTTCCACGCTGCTCAAATGCAAAGTGAAACCCTAGATGTCGAAACTCAACCAGGTGTTGTCTGCTCTAGGTTCCCTAGACCTATCGAAAAGGTTGGTCTATACATTCCGGGTGGTACAGCAATCTTACCAAGTACTGCGCTTATGTTAGGTGTACCGGCCCAGGTTGCTGGATgtaaagaaattgttttCGCATCACCTCCAAGAAAGTCTGACGGTAGAGTTTCTCCTGAAGTTGTTTATGTTGCAAGTAAAGTCGGTGCTTCAAAGATCGTATTAGCAGGTGGTGCACAAGCTATTGCTGCAATGGCCTACGGTACTGAATCCGTTCCTAAAGTGGACAAAATCTTAGGCCCTGGTAACCAGTTTGTTACCGCAGCAAAAATGTATGTTCAAAACGACACTCAAGCTTTATGTTCTATCGATATGCCAGCTGGTCCAAGTGAAGTCTTGGTCATTTgtgatgaagaagctgatGTTGACTTTGTTGCATCGGATTTGCTATCACAGGCTGAGCATGGTATTGACTCTCAAGTTATTTTGGTAGGTGTCTCGTTATCTGACTCGAAGATTGAAGCTTTACAAAATGCTGTTCACGAACAAGCTATGCAGCTACCTAGAGTTGATATTGTTCGTAAATGTATCGCCCACAGCTCAATCATTCTATGTGATTCTTACGAAGAAGCCTTCAAGATGTCGAACCAATATGCTCCTGAACATTTGATTCTACAAATTTCAAATGCCGAAGACTATGTCAAAGATGTGGATCACGCCGGTTCCATTTTTGTTGGTGCTTATACTCCAGAATCATGTGGTGATTACTCTAGTGGTACGAATCATACATTACCTACCTATGGTTATGCTAGGCAGTACAGTGGTGTGAACACAGCCACTTTCCAGAAGTTTATCACTTCTCAAGTGGTCACCCCAGTCGGTTTAGAACATATTGGTCATGCTGTGATGAGTGTTGCTAAAGTCGAAGGCTTGGATGCTCACAGAAACGCAGTCAAGATCAGGATGTCAAAGTTGGGCTTACTACCATCAGGTTTTGAATAA